Within the Elusimicrobium sp. An273 genome, the region GTTTTTGGTAAATTCTTCCAGCACGTCCACCGAAGGGTTATACTGCGCCGCCACCATAAGAGCCGTTTGGCCGTTTTCGTCGGCGATATGCAAATTGGCGCCCGCTTCCAGCAAGTCCCGCACCACTTGCGGATCCTGCGCCGCGCGGGCCGCATAAAAAAGAGCCGTCTTGCCGGATTTGTCGCGGATGTTGATATCTTCGCTTTTTTCAATCAGTTTCACGGTATCGTTTAATTCCGCATGGTTTTCAATGGAACGCATCAACCGCGTGGCGCCGCGTGCGTCGGTATCTTTGTTGTGATAGCGCAAATACAGCCCGCCGCACAGTATGCCGATGACAATTAAAACCGTTACTACCGTACTCATTTTCATATGCAAAAACCCCCGTGATTTATTGTATCAATTATTAATCCCTCCGCGCGTCCACTTCCCAATTTGCTACAATAGAATTAATACCAATGTAAGAGGTTTTACCGATGTCAACCGAACATACGCAACATACACACAACAACGCACTGGATGAAATTATCGCCCAGCGCTACGCGGAAATAGACGAAATCCGCAAAATGGGCATTGCCCCCTATCCCAACCGCTGCGAAAAACAGATTTCCTGCTTGGACGCCAAAAACGCGGCCGAAGGAACCGAAGCCGTTACCGCCGGACGCCTGATGCAGCTGCGCCTGATGGGGAAAGCTGCCTTTGCGCATCTGCGCGATTTTTCGGGCCGGGTGCAGCTCTATATTTCCAAAGACAATTTGGGCGAAGAATCCTACGCTTTTTTTAAAAAACATATCGCCGTGGGGGATTTTGTATCCGTTACGGGGCACGTATTTGTAACCAAAACCGGCGAGAAAACCATTAAGGTAACCAAACTTACGCTTTTGTCCAAAGCCATCCGCCCCATGCCGGAAAAATACCACGGCCTGCAGGACACGGAAGTCCGCTTCCGCAAGCGCCATTTGGATTTAATTGCAAACGAAGACGTAAAAGATATTTTCATCAAACGCGCCAAAATTATTACCTCTATTCGCAAAACATTGGACGACAAGGGATTTTTGGAAGTGGAAACCCCCATTTTGAACCCCGATGCCGGCGGCGCCGTGGCGCGCCCGTTTGAAACGTACCACAACGCGCTTAAAATGCCGCTGTATATGCGTATTGCGCTGGAACTGTATCACAAGCGTTTGATTATCGGCGGGATGGATAAGATTTATGAAATCGGGCATATGTTCCGTAACGAAGGCATTGACACCACCCACAACCCCGAATTTACGATGATGGAACTCTATCAGGCGTATGGGGACGTGAACACCATGGCGGATCTGTTTGACGAAATTTTGGGCAACGCCGCCAAAGCCATTGGTATTGAAAAAATTCACTTCCGCGGGCACGAAGTAGACCTGCGCCCGCCCTACACCCGCGTGCACATCCCGGAAAAATGGAAAGAAATGTTCGGCCGCGATATCCACGAAGTGTTAGACGGCCGCCAATTCAACCGCGCCAAATTGGAAGAAGTCGCCAAAGAACAAGGCGTCAAGTTTACGGCGGACGATTCCGACTCCGATATTTTTGACGAACTCTTTGAAGGCAAACTGCTGGCGGAATATCACAACCCCGTAATCGCGATGGATTACCCCACCGCGGTGAGCCCCTTCTCCAAGACCAAACCGGGCGATCCGGAAATTGTGGAACGCTTTGAAGTGTTTGTAAACGGGCAGGAGCTGGGCAACGCCTACACCGAGCTAAACGACCCGGCCGACCAGCTGCAACGCCTCAAAGACCAGGCCGCCGCCAAAGCCATCGCCAAAGGCGAAGACGCCAAAAATGCCGATATCGTGGACGCCGATTACATTGAAGCCATGGAAAGCGGCATGCCGCCTACTGGCGGGATGGGCATCGGGATTGACCGCATCGTCATGATGCTCACGGGGCAAGACTCCATCCGCGAGATTATCTTGTTCCCCACGCTTAAAAAGCTGGACGAAAAAGAAGAAAAAGCCGAAAAATAACTCTGACGTGCTTAGAAAAAAACCCGCACTTTTTAAGGTGCGGGTTTTTTCGTAAAAAGATCGTTTACAACTCTTCCACCATTACATTGTTTCCCATCGTGGCGAACATATCGCACACGGGCTTGCCCAGGGCCGATTCATATCCGCAATATCCTCCCCAATTGCTCCCGTCACTGGTACTTACATAGCCTTTATAATAATCATTGGTGTCGCCGTTATTGCGGTAAAACTGGATTTCGCACCTTTTCGTTTCACAAAAAATACTATAGGAATAATTTTTGCTCCCGCAGGTTCCCGCAAACGAGCCCTCGCAATCCAAACTGGAAGATACGTCTATATCCAGCAAACCTTCTTTTAAAAGTTCGGTGTGGTGTGGCCGCCGATTAATTGGTCGTCCAGCCGTTTTGCGTCAGCTGGTCGCACATCGTTTTCCCGGCCGCGGAAGACTGCGGCACGCAATAGCGTGACCATTTGCCGTTCATCAACAGCTCCTGCAGCATAAACATTGTATTGGAAGAATCAGACGGTTTATAAATGATGGCATATACCAAATACAGGTTCTGTTGGCCGCGGATGCTCCACCCTACCGACCAGCCGCCTCCCAAATCGCTGGTGCAGGTATTGGTGGTACAATTAATTCCAGTAACTTCTATATCCATAGCGTCCAGCAAATCTTTCTCCAAGATATTCACCGCCCCGTTTGCCAAATAAAAGGTATCAATCCCTTTTTTCAACGAATCCATCATCGTGAGCACCTGCGTAAAACGGGCCTTGTCTACCGCTTTGGTATACTGCGGCACGGCTACGGCCGCCAGAATGCCGATAATTAATACTACCACCAGCAATTCAATTAATGTAAACCCTTTTTCCATAAATTCTCCTTCCATAAATGGATTTGCTGATTATAGTTTAATACTTTTTTGGTGCGGAAGCAACCGCTTTATTGCAGGACAACCGCCTCTAATTAAGGTAAAATACAACTATGAAATTTGAACGCTTTGTAGCCGTGCGCTACTTAACCCGCCGCCAAGGGCTTTTTGCCTTTATCACAACGCTTATCGGCGTGGCGGGCGTAAGTGTGGGCGTGGCGGCTTTAATTACCACGTTATCGGTTATGAACGGGTTTCAGACCGACATCAAAGACAAAATCATCGGTGCGCAAAGCCATATTTTGGTGTTTGGACGGATGAGCAAGGACACCTATCAAAAAAACATCCGTTTGATTGAACAGCTGCCGCTGGTGGAAGCGGCGGCGCCGCATATTTACGGGCAGGGAATTATTACCTATGCCGGGCAAAGCGTGGGGCTCATCGTCCGCGGCTTAGACCCCGAACAGGAAAAAAAGATCAACACCCTGGCCGATTCGGTGGAAGAAGGTTCCTTTACGCCCGACTGGCCCGAAGACGCCCCGCCGCCCTTGGTGCTGGGCAGCGAACTGGCCGCCAACCTGGGGGCGGATATCGGCGACGACGTGGTGCTGATTTCCCCGCAATCCATTTCCACCTCGGCGGGAATGTTCCCCAAGATGAAA harbors:
- the lysS gene encoding lysine--tRNA ligase; protein product: MSTEHTQHTHNNALDEIIAQRYAEIDEIRKMGIAPYPNRCEKQISCLDAKNAAEGTEAVTAGRLMQLRLMGKAAFAHLRDFSGRVQLYISKDNLGEESYAFFKKHIAVGDFVSVTGHVFVTKTGEKTIKVTKLTLLSKAIRPMPEKYHGLQDTEVRFRKRHLDLIANEDVKDIFIKRAKIITSIRKTLDDKGFLEVETPILNPDAGGAVARPFETYHNALKMPLYMRIALELYHKRLIIGGMDKIYEIGHMFRNEGIDTTHNPEFTMMELYQAYGDVNTMADLFDEILGNAAKAIGIEKIHFRGHEVDLRPPYTRVHIPEKWKEMFGRDIHEVLDGRQFNRAKLEEVAKEQGVKFTADDSDSDIFDELFEGKLLAEYHNPVIAMDYPTAVSPFSKTKPGDPEIVERFEVFVNGQELGNAYTELNDPADQLQRLKDQAAAKAIAKGEDAKNADIVDADYIEAMESGMPPTGGMGIGIDRIVMMLTGQDSIREIILFPTLKKLDEKEEKAEK
- a CDS encoding pilin translates to MEKGFTLIELLVVVLIIGILAAVAVPQYTKAVDKARFTQVLTMMDSLKKGIDTFYLANGAVNILEKDLLDAMDIEVTGINCTTNTCTSDLGGGWSVGWSIRGQQNLYLVYAIIYKPSDSSNTMFMLQELLMNGKWSRYCVPQSSAAGKTMCDQLTQNGWTTN
- a CDS encoding ankyrin repeat domain-containing protein, translating into MKMSTVVTVLIVIGILCGGLYLRYHNKDTDARGATRLMRSIENHAELNDTVKLIEKSEDINIRDKSGKTALFYAARAAQDPQVVRDLLEAGANLHIADENGQTALMVAAQYNPSVDVLEEFTKNGAHVNAADNEGNTALFLAAQYNNAGIIKSLLRAKADPDLPGPEGKTVAQALAENPQLSDQEKTDYRQAMLVLSILQPLR